One part of the Nymphaea colorata isolate Beijing-Zhang1983 chromosome 8, ASM883128v2, whole genome shotgun sequence genome encodes these proteins:
- the LOC116258977 gene encoding pentatricopeptide repeat-containing protein At1g26460, mitochondrial, producing MAKAAMATRAHLLLKCLCPATSTTTCRSITTTSFFLQEPELRDPSPPPTTPLPPNPSTGSPLYQENWRSPRPDPLLSQSLVPLGLIDQAPSRRIQAFSETLDLPNLLNVFANWMTSQRWSDLKQLFEFWIRSLDKNGKPNRPNVDLYNHYLRANLMMGGSAGELLDLVAQMEGYGISPNTASYNLVLKAMYQSREAEAAEKLLDRMLQTGKDSLPDAESYELVISLLFLLNQIDSALKYLDLTLKSGYMVSTSVFTNCVSSCVNAGRLDTLTSIIERCKAMDENKALCPSWNLCTFIADVALQADNSKLAFHALKFLASWIVCGENARPAVLLSVDEGLTVAALGTAARTYNANLLDASWAILRRSLRQRRAPTPEAYLGKIHAYSSLGNLQRAFSTLNEFENAYGNSTEVEQDMFSPFTSLYPLAVACSKNGFATLDSVYFQLENLSQADPPYKSVAALNCIILGCANIWDLDRAYQTFEAISSSFGLTPDIHSYNALMSAFGKLKKTFEASRVFEHLTSLGVKPTETTYALLVDAHLINRDPKAALAIVDEMIKAGFTPSRDTLMKARRRSVRELDNESDQQVQSLLRKFKYRLGGQARRELLFSLEYSTDYT from the exons ATGGCAAAGGCAGCAATGGCGACCAGAGCCCATCTGCTCCTGAAATGCTTGTGTCCCgccaccagcaccaccacctGCAGAAGCATCACCACCACCTCATTCTTCCTCCAGGAGCCAGAACTTCGCGACCCGTCTCCCCCACCAACCACGCCTCTGCCTCCGAACCCATCAACCGGCAGCCCTCTTTACCAGGAGAACTGGAGGAGCCCGCGGCCGGACCCTCTCTTGTCGCAGTCGCTGGTCCCTCTGGGGCTTATCGACCAGGCACCCTCCCGCCGGATCCAGGCGTTCTCGGAGACTCTTGACCTCCCCAACCTTCTCAATGTCTTTGCCAATTGGATGACATCTCAGAGGTGGTCCGACCTGAAGCAGTTGTTTGAGTTCTGGATCCGATCACTCGACAAGAATGGCAAGCCTAACCGTCCCAACGTTGATCTCTATAACCACTACCTCCGTGCTAACCTCATGATGGGCGGTTCCGCCGGCGAGCTCCTCGACCTCGTGGCGCAGATGGAGGGTTACGGTATATCCCCCAACACCGCCTCCTACAACCTCGTGCTCAAAGCGATGTATCAGTCTAGGGAAGCAGAGGCCGCGGAGAAGCTACTTGATCG GATGCTCCAGACAGGAAAAGATTCTTTGCCAGATGCTGAATCTTATGAGTTGGTTATTAGCTTGCTGTTCCTTCTGAATCAGATTGATTCTGCtctaaaatatttggatttgacGCTGAAATCTGGTTATATGGTATCAACGAGTGTCTTTACAAATTGTGTGAGCAGCTGTGTTAATGCTGGGCGACTGGATACTTTGACATCTATCATCGAGAGGTGCAAG GCTATGGATGAAAATAAGGCATTATGTCCCAGTTGGAACCTGTGCACATTTATTGCAGATGTTGCACTTCAAGCAGATAATAGCAAGTTAGCATTCCATGCTTTGAAATTCTTGGCTTCGTGGATTGTTTGTGGTGAAAATGCCAGACCTGCAGTTCTTCTGTCTGTTGATGAAGGCTTGACGGTGGCAGCCTTGGGAACTGCTGCACGGACTTACAATGCTAATCTTTTGGATGCATCATGGGCAATCCTACGTCGTTCTTTGCGCCAGAGAAGGGCACCTACTCCTGAGGCATACCTTGGAAAAATACATGCATATTCTTCTTTGGGAAACTTGCAGCGGGCTTTTAGTACTTTAAATGAATTTGAGAATGCATATGGAAATTCAACAGAGGTGGAACAAGACATGTTCTCTCCATTTACCTCCTTATATCCACTTGCTGTGGCTTGTTctaaaaatgggtttgcaacACTGGACTCT GTGTATTTTCAATTGGAGAACTTGAGTCAGGCAGATCCTCCTTATAAATCTGTTGCTGCTCTAAACTGTATTATACTTGGTTGTGCAAACATATGGGATTTGGACCGCGCATATCAGACATTTGAAGCTATCAGTAGCAGTTTTGGTCTGACTCCCGACATCCATTCGTATAATGCTTTAATGAGTGCATTTGGAAAGCTGAAAAAG ACATTTGAAGCTTCGAGGGTCTTTGAGCATTTGACAAGTTTAGGAGTAAAACCAACTGAGACTACGTATGCCTTGCTTGTTGATGCACACCTTATCAATCGTGATCCAAAGGCTGCTTTAGCAATAGTTGATGaaatg ATCAAGGCTGGATTTACGCCCTCTAGAGACACCTTGATGAAGGCCAGAAGACGGAGTGTTCGGGAGCTAGACAATGAAAGTGATCAACAGGTTCAATCTTTACTTCGAAAGTTTAAATATCGTTTAGGTGGTCAAGCTCGCCGAGAGTTGCTCTTCTCGCTGGAGTACAGCACTGACTACACCTAG